Part of the Paenibacillus sp. YPG26 genome, GTTTGCGCATGCGGCTTCGCTTGCTGTAGCTGAAGCCCCGGCCCGTGCGTACAACCCTCTTTTTTTGTATGGGGGAGTAGGACTTGGCAAGACGCATCTCATGCACGCGATCGGGCATTATATTCTAGAGCACAGCCCCAGCAGCAAGGTGGTATATATCTCTTCCGAGAAATTTACGAATGAGTTCATTAACTCCATCCGGGACAACCGGGCAGAGAGCTTCCGTAACAAATACCGGAATATAGATATTCTGCTGATCGACGATATTCAGTTCCTGGCCGGCAAAGAGTCCACCCAGGAGGAGTTCTTCCATACGTTCAATGCGCTGCATGAAGAGCGCAAACAGATTATTATCTCAAGTGACCGTCCGCCAAAAGAAATTCCGACACTCGAGGAGCGGCTCAGATCAAGGTTCGAATGGGGGCTTATTACCGATATTCAGCCGCCGGATCTGGAGACCCGGATTGCGATCCTTCGGAAGAAGGCGAAGGCGGAGAATCTGGATATTCCGAACGAGGCAATGATGTATATTGCGAATCAGATCGATACGAATATCCGCGAGCTGGAAGGGGCATTGATCCGCGTTGTTGCGTATTCATCGCTAATTAACCAGGATGTAACTACGCATTTGGCAGCTGAAGCACTCAAGGATATCATTCCTTCCAGCAGACCCAAGATGATCACCATCCAGGATATTCAGCAGAAGGTCGGGGATTACTACAATTTGAGGATGGAAGACTTCAAAGCCCGCAAACGGACCAAAGCTATTGCTTTTCCGAGGCAGATTGCGATGTATTTATCCCGGGAATTAACGGATTATTCACTTCCTAAGATAGGAGAAGCCTTCGGAGGGCGTGACCATACCACCGTCATTCATGCTCATGAGAAGATTACCCAGCATTTGAAGGTTGATCAGGAGCTGTACAAAATCATTAATACCTTAACGGAGAAAATCAAAAATTCCTCCTAATCATATGGAACTTAGCTAGTCAAAATTCAGCAAAAAACCACAAAAGCCTATGCACAATTTATACACATGTGAATAGGCTTCGTTTTATGTCTTTAGCCTGGTTATCCACATATTCAGGCCCCCTACTACTTCTATAATTAATTAAAAGATATACTTCTTCATAAAAAGTGCGGATAAATTATCCCCAAACCACTTTAAAACGGCAGCCCCAAAAATCAGCTTACACAAGCTTATGCCATAGATTTCAC contains:
- the dnaA gene encoding chromosomal replication initiator protein DnaA, which codes for MDSHTSEIWQQILSIIQTKLSKPSYDTWFKATKAVSITDQTIVISAPTTFAVEWLESRYTKLVATTVMEIMGKQVDVSFVIEESRPSEPSLPQTQTPPPVPSEDTISHMLNPKYTFDTFVIGSGNRFAHAASLAVAEAPARAYNPLFLYGGVGLGKTHLMHAIGHYILEHSPSSKVVYISSEKFTNEFINSIRDNRAESFRNKYRNIDILLIDDIQFLAGKESTQEEFFHTFNALHEERKQIIISSDRPPKEIPTLEERLRSRFEWGLITDIQPPDLETRIAILRKKAKAENLDIPNEAMMYIANQIDTNIRELEGALIRVVAYSSLINQDVTTHLAAEALKDIIPSSRPKMITIQDIQQKVGDYYNLRMEDFKARKRTKAIAFPRQIAMYLSRELTDYSLPKIGEAFGGRDHTTVIHAHEKITQHLKVDQELYKIINTLTEKIKNSS